A part of Setaria viridis chromosome 8, Setaria_viridis_v4.0, whole genome shotgun sequence genomic DNA contains:
- the LOC117833841 gene encoding protein neprosin, whose product MATTRACLVALAVALAFLLLEGPTMAAALGAAGGSSEEHLRQVRSFLRRVNKAPVTSIQSPDGDIIDCVPISKQPAFDHPLLKNHTIQMQPSYHPRGQYGDSNIAPHPITQTWHQNGKCPENTVPIRRTKEEDVLRASSVNLYGKKRPDSIPNIHPEASVTSVHEYAVASLADGQYYGTQININLWKPMTETEDFSLTQLWTVAGSYANNDLNTIEVGWQVYQNFYGDNNPRLFIYWTDPNTGNWWLQVGGTNVGYWPSSIFTHLENSASNVQWGGECSLIEN is encoded by the exons ATGGCAACGACGCGAGCGTGCTTGGTCGCGCTCGCCGTGGCTCTCGCGTTTCTCCTCTTGGAGGGGCCAACAATGGCAGCGGCGTTGGGGGCTGCCGGAGGATCGTCGGAAGAGCACCTGAGGCAGGTGCGAAGCTTCCTCAGGCGGGTCAACAAGGCTCCTGTCACGAGCATTCAG AGCCCAGATGGAGATATCATAGACTGTGTGCCCATATCCAAACAGCCTGCATTCGATCATCCTCTCCTGAAGAACCATACCATACAG ATGCAGCCTTCTTACCATCCTAGAGGTCAGTATGGTGACTCCAACATTGCACCTCATCCAATCACCCAAACATGGCACCAGAATGGCAAGTGCCCTGAGAACACCGTACCAATCCGAAGGACAAAGGAGGAGGATGTCCTGAGGGCCAGCTCGGTCAATTTGTATGGAAAGAAGAGGCCCGACAGCATACCAAATATCCACCCTGAAGCTAGTGTGACGAGTGTCCATGAG TATGCTGTAGCATCTTTAGCAGATGGCCAATACTATGGAACTCAAATCAATATAAATCTGTGGAAACCAATGACCGAGACGGAAGACTTCAGCTTGACCCAACTCTGGACCGTTGCAGGGTCCTATGCCAACAACGATCTCAATACCATTGAAGTAGGATGGCAG GTTTACCAAAATTTCTATGGGGATAACAATCCTAGACTCTTCATCTACTGGACT GACCCAAACACGGGCAACTGGTGGTTGCAAGTAGGAGGCACTAATGTGGGCTATTGGCCATCATCCATCTTCACCCACTTGGAAAACAGTGCCTCCAATGTTCAGTGGGGTGGCGAG TGTTCTCTAATTGAGAACTAG